The genome window AGCTGTGTGTATATTAAAACGAACTCTCTTTGACGCTCTTTCAATTTCAATATTGGAAATACCGGCGCTGAACAGCCGCTGTTTTAAGTATTCTCTCAGCTTATGATCTTCTACCAGATAGTCGGCATATTCCTTTTCAGCATACCACTTGGAATCCCAGTCTTTGATAATGCCGATCCGTAAGCCATGAGGATTTACTTTCTGACCCATGCTTAACCTCCTTATTTGTCTTTCAACTCATTCAATACAATCGTAATGTGACTTGTTTTCTTTTCAATCCGAAATGCTCTGCCCTGTGCTCTGGGACGAATTCTCTTCATGATCGGTCCCTGATTGGCATAGGCTTCTTCAATGTACAGACGGCCTGCATCCATACCATTGTTATTTTCTGCATTGGCAACTGCCGACCGCAGGAGCTTGCCGATCACTTCCGCACCGTATCTGGAATTATATGCCAGAATACCGAGAGCCTGTCCGACTTTCTTGCCGCGAATTGCCTTTAACACAAAATTAGCTTTTGTCGGAGAAACACGAGCGAACGAAACTTTAGCCCTGGGTCTTGTATCCTTGACATTGTTTCTTTCCTTTTTTATCTGACTTCTATGTCCTTTAGCCATTGAAACGATCCTCCTTCGCTATTTCTTTCCTTTTCTTTCTGATTTGACATGACCTTTATAGGTTCTGGTTAAGGAGAATTCTCCCAATTTGTGTCCAACCATATCTTCACTGAT of Lachnospiraceae bacterium oral taxon 500 contains these proteins:
- a CDS encoding 50S ribosomal protein L22 translates to MAKGHRSQIKKERNNVKDTRPRAKVSFARVSPTKANFVLKAIRGKKVGQALGILAYNSRYGAEVIGKLLRSAVANAENNNGMDAGRLYIEEAYANQGPIMKRIRPRAQGRAFRIEKKTSHITIVLNELKDK